From the genome of Nocardia sp. NBC_01503, one region includes:
- a CDS encoding LmeA family phospholipid-binding protein: MSSNPTSDDAKHPAPDADAPRANGTTPDHPGAANYGIPSGAAESGEQPIGLDKPGTDDSQTQVLGGAPYPAGAGGANDATKVIDGRGGKPGPATADDATQVIGAAGVDPQTAEWWHAGQATEPATEVIDQRTQAISGQGPAGDAGPSGSAPSGPHPTEVLGSTGSHRTEVLDPGAAAAYAAGATSVPGGSQEPPFTPPPTANAGGGQGGSMGKGRKKRTLLIVGLVLALIVVGGLAGGEAYARRTVENCISSQFESQMGSKIDVSFGAKPMLLTMFDNKVGSVTVDSDDSKFGPAVGMVVHATFHDIEVQDQGRAGGTIGSSEAEVTWSNDGIVKTLGGLVSGATSDPSSGTLSFNVLGGLAQLQVKPKIVGDKVEVETMSAALLGFGLPTDLVSGIVDLMTESLQSYPMGLQPTKVQVTSDGLHISLKGGKTTLETTDSTGKTANITC; this comes from the coding sequence ATGAGTTCGAACCCCACCTCGGACGACGCGAAGCATCCGGCCCCCGACGCCGACGCTCCGCGCGCGAATGGCACCACACCCGACCACCCGGGCGCGGCGAACTACGGGATCCCTTCCGGCGCAGCCGAATCCGGCGAGCAGCCGATCGGACTCGACAAGCCCGGCACCGACGATTCGCAGACTCAGGTCCTAGGCGGCGCGCCCTATCCCGCGGGTGCGGGCGGCGCGAACGACGCCACCAAGGTCATCGACGGGCGGGGCGGCAAGCCCGGCCCGGCGACCGCGGACGATGCCACCCAGGTCATCGGCGCGGCGGGCGTGGACCCGCAGACCGCCGAATGGTGGCATGCCGGGCAGGCCACCGAACCCGCGACCGAAGTCATCGACCAGCGCACCCAGGCCATCTCGGGGCAGGGTCCCGCGGGCGACGCCGGTCCGAGCGGCTCGGCACCATCGGGCCCCCACCCCACCGAGGTGCTCGGCAGCACCGGTTCACACCGGACCGAGGTGCTCGATCCCGGTGCGGCGGCGGCCTATGCGGCCGGTGCCACCTCGGTCCCGGGCGGATCGCAGGAGCCGCCCTTCACTCCCCCGCCGACGGCGAACGCCGGTGGCGGGCAGGGTGGTTCGATGGGCAAGGGTCGAAAGAAGCGGACGCTCCTGATCGTCGGGCTGGTGCTCGCGCTGATCGTGGTCGGCGGTCTGGCCGGTGGCGAGGCGTATGCCCGGCGCACCGTCGAGAACTGCATCAGCTCGCAGTTCGAGTCGCAGATGGGCTCCAAGATCGATGTGTCGTTCGGCGCGAAACCCATGCTGCTCACCATGTTCGACAACAAGGTCGGCTCGGTCACCGTCGACAGCGACGACAGCAAGTTCGGCCCGGCGGTCGGCATGGTCGTGCACGCCACCTTCCACGACATCGAAGTGCAGGATCAGGGTCGCGCGGGCGGCACCATCGGCAGCTCCGAGGCCGAGGTCACCTGGAGCAATGACGGCATCGTGAAGACGCTGGGCGGCTTGGTATCCGGTGCGACATCGGATCCCTCCTCGGGCACGCTGAGCTTCAATGTGCTGGGCGGATTGGCGCAATTGCAGGTCAAGCCGAAGATCGTCGGCGACAAGGTGGAGGTGGAGACCATGTCCGCCGCACTGCTCGGCTTCGGTCTGCCCACCGATCTGGTCTCGGGCATCGTGGATCTCATGACCGAGAGCCTGCAGAGCTACCCGATGGGCCTGCAGCCCACCAAGGTCCAGGTCACCTCGGACGGACTGCACATCAGTCTGAAGGGCGGCAAGACCACCCTGGAGACAACCGATTCCACCGGCAAGACCGCGAATATCACCTGCTAG
- a CDS encoding type IV toxin-antitoxin system AbiEi family antitoxin domain-containing protein codes for MAGNPAAEPDPEHGWQALQELAGRHAGYFTTRQVLQTGCETRIRDGLRDGAVIRAGVGLLRLGRWPDGPLDEYAMWSAWFDGAAAVSHHSAAELHGLGRLRPRFVHMSARIGRFPLSPRLVVLRRTFARKDVESAGTFLVTTPLRTVLDLAEAGIGQAALDEVVADAVAIHRCARAEIRTASDALPPATAARLHRALIRV; via the coding sequence ATGGCTGGGAACCCCGCAGCGGAGCCGGACCCCGAACACGGCTGGCAGGCGTTGCAAGAGCTGGCCGGTCGGCACGCCGGATACTTCACCACTCGTCAGGTGCTGCAAACCGGCTGCGAGACGCGCATTCGCGACGGCCTGCGCGATGGCGCGGTGATTCGCGCCGGGGTCGGTCTGCTACGCCTGGGCCGCTGGCCGGACGGGCCACTCGACGAGTACGCCATGTGGTCGGCCTGGTTCGACGGCGCGGCCGCGGTCTCCCATCACAGTGCCGCCGAACTGCACGGCCTGGGCCGCCTGCGCCCTCGCTTCGTGCACATGTCGGCGCGTATCGGCCGCTTCCCGCTCTCCCCGCGCCTGGTCGTGCTGCGCCGCACCTTCGCCCGCAAGGATGTGGAGTCCGCGGGGACATTCCTGGTCACCACCCCGCTGCGCACGGTTCTGGACCTCGCCGAGGCGGGTATCGGCCAGGCCGCGCTCGACGAGGTGGTCGCCGACGCGGTGGCCATCCACCGCTGCGCCCGCGCCGAAATCCGCACCGCCAGTGACGCTCTCCCACCCGCCACCGCGGCTCGCCTGCATCGTGCGTTGATCCGCGTCTGA